GGGGGGTCGGCGTCTCCTGGAGCACCCCGGTGTCCGGGGCGCTGTCCTTCCTGGGCGTAGGCGTGTTCGCCATGGTGATGCTCTCCCTCGGCTCGATCAGGTGGCGGAGTTGCGGTACGCCTTGTAGGCGGCGGTGTCCTGCGGGGTCCCGTCGGCGCGGCTGAAGGCCAGGAAGCCAACCTGGAGGTAGTCCGCGTAGCGCTCGGACAGTCGCAGCAGCTGCACGTCGCGGACATCGCGGATCAGGTAGCCGGCGAAGAAGTCACCGAACAGGATGCTCTTGGCGTTGGCCGCCATGACGGGCATGTCCTGGTTGACGGTGTAGCTGTAGCCGAGGATCCCGTCCGGAACGCCGACCTGGATGGACGGCTCCCACAGCGGCCGGCCCTGGCTGTCCTTGAGCTTGCGGACCGCCGCCAGGGTGGCGTCGTTGAACATGAACCGCTGCCGACCGCTGTTGCGGTAGGCGGGGTCAATGCTGTGGATCAGGTCGATCAGGTCGTCGTACGTGACGCTGGTCGTCTGGCCGGTGGTGCCGGTCTTGCCGACGGTGGCGTTGGTCTGCACGCCCTCCGGCTGGCTGGTGCCGGTGCCGGTGGTGAAGTGGGTGTTCTGGATACGGCCGATCCGCTCGCCCAGCTTCCGGGCCAGCCACGACTCCAGGTCGAACGCGTTGTCCTGGAGCAGCTGGAGCGAGACGCGCACGAGCTTGGACGTGTAGGTGTAGGCGCCGATGTCGGCCTGCCCGATCGTCACGTCCTGCTCGGTGACCTGCGTGTTCTCCGACAGGATCGCGCCGACGTTCGCCGTGTCGTCGGCGGTCGGCCACGGCAGCGTCGCGCCGGTCTCCGTGGTGATGACCTCCGCCACATCGCGCATCGCCCCGTAGAACTTCTGCGCCTCGACGAGCCGAGCTCGGAACGCCGGCGGGACGAGGTAGCCGCCGGCCGCGCCGGTCGCGACGCCCTGGGCGCGCAGCTCGCGGCCGTCGACCCAGCCGGTGCGCAGCACGCTGCGCTCCTCGCTGGTCAGGTCGCTGGTGCCCTCGCGCAGCCACGACCGGTACGCGCTCTCGTACGCCTTGACGCCGTCCTCGCCGCCGTGGCGGGCGCGGGCCTCCTCGGCGTCCTCGGTGTCGGCGGACGCCGTGACGACCTGGGAGTAGTCGACGGCGGAGAGGCGGACGTGCCGCTCCTCGCGCTCGATGTCCGCGGACAGTCGCTCGACGTCGGCGAGCGCCGCGTCCCACGCGGACCGGTCCTCGGCGGGCATGTCCGCCTCGGTGGCGGCGCGGTTCTGAAACTCCTGCGCCTTGGCCCACGCGCTCGCGCGCTGGTCCAGCAGGGTCTGAAGGGTGGGCATGTGTGCCTCCAGCACAACGAGCCCCGGCACCGGGTGCGGCGCGGGGCTGGGGGATGGGTGAGAGCTGCTACCGCGCCAGGCGGTAGCGGGCGGCGAGCGCCTTCATACGCATCGCCTGACGGCCCCCAGTGGTCTCTCCCGGCTGGGTCACGTCGGTACCGCGAGTGGCCGTGGCCGGCTCGCGGCGGAAGTTCAAGAGTTCGGGCCGGTACTGGGCCCGGCGGTCGAACGCGGCCGCGTCTCCGCGGGCGGCCAGGGCCACCCCGACGGAACGTAGGCCGGCGTCGGTGTCCTCGTACGCGGGGAACGTCACCGCGGACACCTCGTAGAGCTGGACCTCGCGGATGATGCGCAGCTCCGCCTCGGCCGTGTCGCCGTCCACGGTCTCGATCTCGACGGGCTCCCAGTCGTCCTTGATGACGCGGAAGCCGAACGACATGCCGGTGATGTTGCCGTTGCGGAGGTTGGTCACCAGGTCCCGGACGTACGACAGCTCCGGGTCCAGGTCGGCGTCGACGGCGAGCCCGACCTGATCCTGCGCGAGGCGGAGCGTCCCGGCCGAGACCCGCGACACCACCATGCGGGTGTCGTGGTCCACCAGCATCCGGGCGTCGCCCTCGGCGATGGTCTTCGTGAACGCGCCGACCGCGATCTCCTCGTAGAATCCCCAGGTCAGGGGGTTGCCGATCGCGGTCCGGGAGTTGAACACGGCGGCGTGGCCGGCGAACCCGGGCGTCGCCCCCTCGCCTGCGCGGACCTGTAGCCCGGCCGTGGCCAGGGTGAGGTCGCGCCGCTCCTCAGTCCTCATCCTCATCGCCTCCAGGGCTCGGGTCGTCGGTGTCGAGCGGATCGGACCCCAGCGGGGCCATGAACGTCGGCTGCAAGTAGCCGTTGCCCTCGTCGCCCGGGATCGGCGGCAGGTCTTCCAGCGCGCGGATGTCGTTCGCGGAGAACGCGCCGATGTCGCGCATCGCCCGGTAGAACGTCGCCCGCCCCGAGCTGTCCCCGCGCAGCAGGCCCTGCACCGCGTACTTCGCGTATCGGTCGGCGGGCAGCAGCTCCTTGGTGATGCGCTGCTCGGTGGGCGCCAGCCACGTCGGGGCGAGGTCGAACGTCACCCAGCCCTGCGCCTGCTGCTCCAGACCCGTGCCCCAGCTGGTCGACTTCTCCGTGGACATGAGGAGGAACGGCGGCACGCCGAACATCCGGGCCACCTCGACGACCTGGAACTGTCGCGACTCCAGGAACTGGGCGTCGGTGTTCGGCATCGTCACCGGCTTGTACTGCGCGCCGGAGTCCAGCACCGCCACCTGCTGCGCGTTCGCCAAGCCGCCGACCTTCGCCTGCCACGCGGCCTTCAGCTGCTCCGCCTGCGTCGCGTTGAGCCGCTGCTCGGTCTGGAGCACCCCGCCCATGAGGTTGCCGCGGCCGAACAGCGCCCCCGCGGTCGCCTCGGCGGCCTGCGCCAGGCCGATGCCCTGCGCGGCCAGCCGCACCGGGGAGACGCCCGTCA
This portion of the Streptomyces changanensis genome encodes:
- a CDS encoding phage portal protein, which translates into the protein MPLTSASLLDWMGGTASDSGVTVSEASSLHMPAVWRSVALIAGVSAALPLHTYRRGTKDRADEALLDDPHPEMTPLELWRLAFVHRVLWGNAYVQKIRNGGGQIVQLWPITPDRVQVGRVRPTADLPTGKVFQVADDWGARHTLTTRDILHIPGLGYDGLTGVSPVRLAAQGIGLAQAAEATAGALFGRGNLMGGVLQTEQRLNATQAEQLKAAWQAKVGGLANAQQVAVLDSGAQYKPVTMPNTDAQFLESRQFQVVEVARMFGVPPFLLMSTEKSTSWGTGLEQQAQGWVTFDLAPTWLAPTEQRITKELLPADRYAKYAVQGLLRGDSSGRATFYRAMRDIGAFSANDIRALEDLPPIPGDEGNGYLQPTFMAPLGSDPLDTDDPSPGGDEDED
- a CDS encoding HK97 family phage prohead protease produces the protein MRTEERRDLTLATAGLQVRAGEGATPGFAGHAAVFNSRTAIGNPLTWGFYEEIAVGAFTKTIAEGDARMLVDHDTRMVVSRVSAGTLRLAQDQVGLAVDADLDPELSYVRDLVTNLRNGNITGMSFGFRVIKDDWEPVEIETVDGDTAEAELRIIREVQLYEVSAVTFPAYEDTDAGLRSVGVALAARGDAAAFDRRAQYRPELLNFRREPATATRGTDVTQPGETTGGRQAMRMKALAARYRLAR
- a CDS encoding phage major capsid protein, with the translated sequence MPTLQTLLDQRASAWAKAQEFQNRAATEADMPAEDRSAWDAALADVERLSADIEREERHVRLSAVDYSQVVTASADTEDAEEARARHGGEDGVKAYESAYRSWLREGTSDLTSEERSVLRTGWVDGRELRAQGVATGAAGGYLVPPAFRARLVEAQKFYGAMRDVAEVITTETGATLPWPTADDTANVGAILSENTQVTEQDVTIGQADIGAYTYTSKLVRVSLQLLQDNAFDLESWLARKLGERIGRIQNTHFTTGTGTSQPEGVQTNATVGKTGTTGQTTSVTYDDLIDLIHSIDPAYRNSGRQRFMFNDATLAAVRKLKDSQGRPLWEPSIQVGVPDGILGYSYTVNQDMPVMAANAKSILFGDFFAGYLIRDVRDVQLLRLSERYADYLQVGFLAFSRADGTPQDTAAYKAYRNSAT